Genomic segment of Pseudoalteromonas sp. NC201:
AGGCTCACTAATTGCCTCGACTATTGCAACTTGTATTGGTACAAATCTAGTTGCCGCGGATCAGTACATCGCGATTGTTGTTCCTGGTCGTATGTTCAAAGAAGAATACAAAAAGCGCGGTTTGAAGAGTGTAAACCTCTCACGTACGCTGGAAGATGGTGGCACAATCACCAGTCCACTGATCCCTTGGAACACCTGCGGCGCATATATGCAGAGTGTACTACTGATCAATCCGTTTGATTATGCCATGTACGCATTTTTTAACTTGATCAATCCTGTGCTGGCGGTCATCTACGCGTATCTTGGTATCAAGATCCTTAAGATTACGCCACCAACAGTAAACGCGGAAGAACCAAATGAGAAAGCAGGGCAAGCGTAAAATAGCGCATTTGCAATCTTGATCAGGCCTTTTCCAACAGGTCAAGTAGAAATTAAACGCCTATCCTTAGAATTGGCGATATCAAATTTGTTTTATCACTCGCCCCTTTTTGGGGCGTTTTTGTAAGGACTATATATGACTCAAAAACCACAAGCCAAATTTCTTAAAGATTACCTTGCACCAAGCCATACCGTTGATACGCTTTGCTTGACCTTTGAGTTAAGCCCAAGAAATACCTTAGTGACTGCTGTAAGTCAGTTTGTCGCTGTGAGCGATGCGACACAATTAATTTTGGATGGTGTCGACTTAGAGTTAGTATTTTGTCAGGTAAATGGTGAAGAGTGGCAAAGCCTTGAAAAATCTGACTCAGAATTGATTCTTTCTAACTTGCCAAAGGCCTTTGAACTTAAAATTGTCACTAAAATTTCGCCGCAAACAAACACCTCACTTGAAGGCTTATACCTCTCTGATGGCGCTTATTGTACGCAATGTGAAGCGGAAGGTTTTAGAAAAATCACCTACTTTATGGATAGACCTGATGTACTGACGACTTATACGGTGACGATCATCGGTGAGTCAAAGTATCGTTACTTATTATCAAATGGCAATAAAGTTGAAGAAGGAAGCTTAAGTGACGGCAGACATTTTGCAAAATGGCACGATCCGCACAAAAAACCAAGCTACTTGTTTGCCTTGGTTGCTGGCGATTTTGATGTATTAGAAGACAATTACAGCACTAAGTCGGGTAGAGAGGTGAAGTTGGCGTTATTTGTCGATAAAGGCAATTTACATAAAGCTCCCCATGCTATGACGTCACTAAAAAAGGCCATGGAGTGGGATGAGTCAAGGTTTGATTTGGAATACGATCTCGATATATACATGATTGTCGCGGTTGATTTTTTCAATATGGGGGCAATGGAAAATAAAGGTCTGAATGTTTTTAACAGTGCCTGTGTGTTGGCAAGCCAAGAGACTGCGACAGACCGAGACTTTCACACCATTGAATCGATAGTTGGACATGAATACTTCCATAACTGGACTGGGAACCGGGTTACTTGCCGTGATTGGTTTCAGCTTAGTTTAAAAGAAGGCTTAACCGTATTTAGAGATCAGGAGTTTAGCAGCGATCTAGGTTCTCGAGGCCTAAACCGTATTGACGCGGTAATGGCGATGCGTACGCATCAGTTTGCAGAAGACGCGGGGCCAATGGCACATCCGATAAGGCCACAGCAAGTTATTGAAATGAATAACTTCTATACCGTAACTGTTTATAACAAAGGTGCTGAAGTGATCCGTATGATGCACACCTTATTGGGGGAAGCAAACTTCCAAAAAGGGATGAAGCTCTACTTTGAGCGTCATGACGGACAAGCTGTGACGTGCGATGATTTCGTTAATGCAATGATGGATGCTTCTGGTGTTGATTTAACGCAATTTAAACTATGGTACGAGCAATTCGGCACGCCAAGAGTAAAAGTGGCTACCGAGTATGACAAACAGGCACAAACATATGCGATTACGGTGAGCCAAAGCCATGCTGATTGCGACCCCGTAAAAGCGCCACTGCATATTCCTTTTAAGCTAGAGCTTTTGGATGAGCAAGGTGAAAGCATTCCGTTGCTAACAAAGCACGGAGAAATACAACGAGCGTTAGATATTACTGAATTTGAACAGCGGTTTGAGTTTGAGCAAGTTGTAAGTAAACCAGTTCCTGTATTACTAGAAGATTTCTCAGCACCTGTGCTTATGGAGTACAGCTATACTATTGATGAGTTACTACACATATTGCGTTTTGCACGTAGTGATTACGCTCGTTGGGAAGCAGTGCAGCAAATCTTTATGATTGAAGTTAAACGAGCGGTTACGTCAGACGACTTCGCACTGGATTCAAAAGTTCTCGGTGCATTGTCCTCATTGGTGGAAGCGTTAGATGGAGACCTTGCGCTACTGGCTGAGTTATTGACTTTACCAACGTTTGATACGTTAGCCAGTCAATTTGAAATTATCCCAGTAGACAAACTCGTTTCAATTTCTGATGCATTTGAAATGCAAATTGCGCAATCACTGCAATCGGTGTTTGAACACGCTTATTTATCTTTGCAAGACTCAGGCTCATTAGAAGCAAAGGATGTCGCGATCAGAGCCTTTAAAAATAAAGCGCTTTATTACTTAGCGAAAACAGATTCCGATAGTGTTGACTGCGCGCTAGATAATCAATTTTCTTCAAGCAATATGACCACTAAGTTGGCATCATTAAAAGCAGCCGTCGCCGCGCAGCACACAAAGATGGAAAGCTTGTTCAGTCAATTTGATAGTCAATGGCGTCACGATAGTCTAGTCATGGACAAATGGTTTGCATTAAGTGCAAGCTTATCCAACGACGAGGTGATATCGAATATAAATACGCTTTATGCGCATCCTTGTTTTGACAAAGGCAATCCTAACCGTGTTCGCGCATTGATAGGAAGCTTCGCAAGAACTAACCCTGCGCAATTCCATCGTACAGATGGTAAGGGCTATGCGTTATTGGGAGACCTATTAGTGGAGCTAAACAGTATCAATCCACAAAATGCGTCTCGTATGATCACGCCGTTCATGTCATGGAAGCGTTATGATGAAACGCGGCAACAGCTGATGCGGGCACAGTTGAGTCGTTTGGCTAACTTAGAAGGCTTAAGCGACGACTTATATGAGAAGGTAGAGAAGGCGCTAGCGCAGTAGATGAAAGAGTACTTCTTTTACATGGATTTGAGTTATGACAAGTGCCTCGGTTACTACTACGGGCACTATACTTCAGTGCAAGTGATTGAAGATGGGGGCAAGAGTATTCGCTTCCCCGCAGAGCGTATTCGCCCCTTTATTTCATCAATTGGGATCAGGGGGAGATTCCGTCTCATCTTGGATGATAGCAATAAGTTTCTATCGTTAGAAAAAGTCACTTAATCGAAGTAGAACTGCAAAACATATTTTATTTTTGTTAAATGAGTTTGTTATAAGCTTGAAATACGTGTTATAAATTATCTGGTAGGACGTCTTACCAAGAGTAAAATACGCCCCTAGAGGCGAAAAAGCGTTGATTTAGTGGAGCAGTATTTGTATTTTCGCGGTTTCGCTTCTATCGTTTAGACAACAAAAAACAATAACTCTAAGAGCTTAAGCTCTAGACATGACCCGCCAAAAGGGGGAGAAATAATGATAAAAAGATCGCTCTTTGTGAAAAACAAAATCATGCTCGGTCTTAGTGCGGCAGTAATGGGAGCTGCCGCCACGTCAGTACACGCGGCCAGTTTTGAGGTTGGTGATTTCGAAATTACCTTCGACTCGACTTTTTCTTATGGTCAAAGCATTCGCGTTGAAGATCGTAACTTTGATTTCATCGGTAAAAGTAATCATCCACAGTTTAACTGGGATGGTTATAAAGCAACCACTGGCAATACCATCTATTCTTCGTCACAGATCTGGTCACAACAGGGTGCCTATTCAAATAATGGTGATGCTGGTAACCTAAATTTTGACTCTGGAGATACTTTCTCTCAGTTGTTAAAAGGTACCCATGATTTAGCAATTACCAAAGATAACTATGGTTTGTTCACTCGTTTCATGTATTTCTACGACTTTGCGATGGAAGATGGGGATTTTGCGTATAGCAACCCTGTTTCAGGCAAAAAAGTTGACCCGTGTGAAGACGACGATACCAGAAAACAAGTCTGTTCGGATTTACGCTTGCTAGATGCATTTGTTTGGGCGGATTTTGACCTCAATGATGGCAAAAACCCGCTCTCCGTGCGTTTAGGTCAGCAAGTCGTTAACTGGGGTGAAAGTACGCTTATTTCCCACGGCATTAACGTCAACCCAGTGGATATTGACCGTTTGAAAGCGCCTGGCTCTGAAGTAAAAGAAGCCTTTATCCCTGTAGGTATGCTTTGGGCGTCGATTGGTTTGTCTGAAAACGTTAACCTTGAAGGCTTTTATCAGTATCAATGGCATGAAACCAGATTGCCAGCAACAGGTAGTTACTTCTCAACCAATGATTTTGCATCTGAAAACGGTTATATGCAAAACGTTCAGCTTGGTTTTACCTCAAACCCTGATATTGATCTGTATCACCTAACGGATGCATTAAACAGCTTATATGCTGATGCAACGGCCGCATTGGTTGCTCAAGGTGTAGTACCAACAGCACAAGCAGTTGGCAGCGCTGCAGCGTCCATGTATATGGCTTATCCGACTAAAGTGGCGCTTAAAGGAAAAGGGAATAACGGTAAGAGCGAACCTGATGATGGTGGTCAGTACGGTTTACGCTTAGGTATTTTCTCTCCAGAGCTAAACGACACTGAATTTGGTTTGTATTACATTAATTACCACAGCCGTAGACCTCTGATTTCTGGTAAAGCTTCTAACTTTACAGAGCAAGCGATCATGGCTGATTTAGCTTACATCGCACAAAATCAAATTACCGCAGACAATGTCACTAACTTAAATGCCTTTACTCAAGCGCAAATTACCTACCCAGAAGACATCAAACTGTATGGTTTGAGTTTTAATACCGCGATCGGTGAAACCGCATTTGCTGGTGAAGTGGCATATAGACAAGATGAGCCACTACAGATAGATGACGTTGAACTACTTTACGCAGGTATGGTTGAGCAGTTAGCCGCTGCGGGTCTGCGTGATGATTTGGCTGGTTTATCTCAGCTTAGTCAAGGGGACGATATCGCTTTTGTGGGTCCTGGTGAAGTGGCGCAAGGTTATATCTTGCGAGACACTATTCAAGCACAGTTTACAGCAACACATTTGTTCGGCCCATCGCTCGGTGCAGATAGTTGGGCTGTGGTTGGTGAAGTAGGCGCAGTTACTATTAAAGACATGCCAGAGTACGATGAGCTTCGTTTGAATGTTTCAGGTACTGGCCGAAGTGGCACGATTGAGGGGCTTTCTGGCCGAGATTACAATCTTATCCACCAAGCGGTTTCAAATGGTCCAGAAACCAACCCATTCCCATCGGCTTCTGCATGGGGCTATCGCCTTATTGCAAAGGGTGAGTATAACAACCTATTCAGTGGTGTGAATTTTTCTCCACGCGTAGTGTTCTCACATGATGTTAACGGTATCACCCCGGATCCTATGTTCTTATTCATTGAGGATCGTAAATCGCTAGGCATTAATCTTAACTTTAACTACCTAAATTCGTGGTCATTTGATTTTGGCTATAACACGTTTTGGGGTGGTGGTAAGACGAATACCTTTGCGGACCGTGATTTCATCTCATTCAACATTAAGTATTCAATTTAAGGGCTTTCGATATGTTTAGAAAACCTACATTTATCGCAGCAACAATAATTACAATGCTGTCTGCCAGCAGCGCTATGGCTAAGATGAGCGCTGACGAAGTTGCACGTTTAGGTAAAGATTTGACGCCTATCGGTGCAGAGAAAGCGGGTAATGCCGATGGCAGTATTCCGGCTTGGAATGGTGGGATCACAGCGCCTCCAGCTGGTTATGAAGTGGGCATGCACCATCCAGATCCATTTGCTGATGACAAAGTATTGTTTACAATTGATAAATCAAATTTAGATAAATACAAGTCATTATTAAGCCCTGGCCAAATTGCGTTATTTGAAACGTATCCAGAAACGTTCAAAATGAACATTTACCCAACTAGACGCAGCGCGTCTTATCCGCAGTTTGTGTATGATGCAACAAAGAAATACGCATCTACAGCAGAGCTGATCGAAGGTGGTAACGGCATTAAAAATACCGCTATCGGTATTCCATTTCCGGTGCCAAAAGATGGCTTAGAAGCTATCTGGAACCACCTATTGCGTTTCCGTGGCTTGTCGATTGCACGTTTCGGCGGTCAAGCGATGCCAACGGAGTCAGGTGCTTACAACATTATCGGTTTCGATGAGCAACTATTGGTTAAGTACTCTGCAACAGACGCAACCCCTGAAGCGTTGCAAGAGTCAAATATCCTGTTTAAGTTTAAGCAGCAAGTGACAGAACCTGCACGTCTCGCTGGAACTGCATTGCTTGTACATGAAACCATGGACCAAATTTTGACACCTCGTCAGGCTTGGACCTATAACGCAGGCCAGCGTCGTGTAAGACGTGCGCCAAACGTTGCATATGATGCACCAGGAACTGCGTCAGATAGCTTACGTACAACAGATGACTTTGATATGTTTAACGGCTCTCCAAACCGTTATGATTGGAAACTTGTTGGCAAAAAAGAGATGTATATCCCTTACAACAGTTACAAACTACATAGCGACAAGTTGAAGTATGATGATATCTTGATGGCCGGTCATATCAACCCTGAGCATGTACGATATGAAAAGCACCGCGTATGGGTAGTCGAAGCTAACCTGAAAGAAGGTACTCGCCATATTTACAAAAAGCGTGTGTTCTATATTGATGAAGATAGCTGGCAAATCCACGTAACGGATATCTATGATAACCGTGATCAGATGTATCGCGTCGCGATGGCACATGGTCTTAATTACTACGAAGTGCCGACGCATTGGAGTACGTTGGATGTCTATCATGATCTAAACTCTCGTCGCTACCTTGCGATTGGGTTAGATAACGAAGAAGACATGTATGACTTCAGTCAGTCTTTCAACGATAACGAGTTTACTCAGGGTGCGCTGCGCCGTGAGGGTCGCCGTTAATCAAATATTATCAGGCTGAAGCAACCTCGCTTCAGCCTTCTTCCTCCTTTCCTCTCACAACTCGAGTGTTTTCTCATGATGAAGAAGTTAGTAGCAGCCTCGATTTTAACTATGGCGCATGTAGCAGTAGCCGAAAGTAGTGATCAGATTTCAGCACAATCAGCCCTGATGGTCGCTCACCCAGAACAAACGCTTTTCACGGATATTACAGATAACGGTGATGCGTTAATTGCGGTAGGTAAACACGGCACAATAATTATTAAACAAGAAGGGCAAAACTGGACGCAGGCAGAGGTGCCAATTCAATCACTGTTGACCTCTGTGACATTCAAAGGCAAAGATATTGGTTGGGCTTGTGGCCACGACGCTAGCATAATCAAAACCACAGACGGTGGTAAAACATGGGCGCTAAAACAATATCTACCAACATTGGAAAAGCCTTGTCTTGATATTGAGTTTATTGACCAACAACACGGCTTTGCTGTGGGCGCTTATGGCATGTTTTTTGAAACCACTGATGGTGGTGAGTCTTGGACAAAACGTTTTATCAGTGAATTTGTTCACCCCGATGATGTCGACTACTTAGCCGATTTAAAAGAGCAAGACCCCGCGGCATACGAACAAGAAACGGCGTTTATTCTTCCCCATTTTAATCGCCTGTTGATCGCCGAAGGCATGATGTACCTTGCCGGTGAAATGGGACTTGTGGCACAAAGTGATGACTTAGGAAAAACATGGCAAAAATTTGAGCCTTTTTATCGCGGTTCATTTTTTGCTGTTGATCAAACCTCAGATAAGCAACTTATTGTTGCGGGCCTTAGGGGTAACGCATTTATTGGCAATGCACAGCAAGTAGTTCAACTTGATACTCAAAAAACGGCGACAATAAATAGTATTGCCCACAAAGATAATGTGACCTATATGTTTGCTAACAGCGGCGTAATATTCACGTTGAAAGCAGGTAAGCTAACCTCAAAACAACTAAAAACCGGCCACTCTATTTTAGCAGGTGTGGTTAAAAAGAATCAGCTAATTCTAGCTACGGAGCAGGGGATTGCTGAGGTAGAGGTGAACAACTAATGCAAGCGTTTTTAAATCAATTGGTATACGCCATCTTTAGGCATCGTATTACCGTCGTGTCTTTTTTCGTACTGACGACGATATTTTTGAGCTTCAAAGCCACGCAAATTCAGCTCGATGCGTCATTTAACAAAAATATTCCACTAAATCATGAATACATGAAAGTTTACTTGAAGCACGAAAAACAGTTTGGTGGTGCAAATAGTATTCTTATTTCTGTTTGTGATAAAGATGGTGACATCTTTAATGAGCCATTTTTCACTCAGCTAAAAGCGGTGCATGATCAGCTCTATTTTATCCCAGGTGTTAATCGTCCACTGGTGAATTCAATCTTTGCACCCAGTGCGAGATTCGTTGAGGTGGTAGAAGACGGCTTTGCCGGTGGACCTATTATTCCGGCTAATTTTCAACCTACTGAACAAGGCCTAGCGGTTGTAAAGCAGAACATTGAAAAAGCAAAAGTTGTGGGTCGTATGGTTGCGAGCGATTATTCTTGTGCCATGGTAACCGCTCAGCTAATGGAAACCGATCCGCAAACTCAAGAAAAGCTTGATACCTTAGCCTTTGCGCAAAAATTAGAGTCTGAGATCCGAGCGCCTCTTAGCACTGACAAAGTGAGCATACATATTATTGGCTTTGCGAAAATGGCCGGTGACATTGCTGATGGTGCGAAAGGTGTAGTGCTTTTCTTTGCGTTAGCAATTGCTTTTACTTTTATTATGGTCTGGATGTTCTGTAAGAGCTTTAAGCTTACGCTGCTTCCGATTGTTTGTTCATTTATTGCTGTGATTTGGCAGATGGGCTTACTCAGTACTTTGGGTTTTGGTGTTGACCCTATGTCTATTTTGGTGCCTTTCTTAGTCTTCGCTATTGGCGTGAGTCACGGTGTGCAAATGATCAACGCGATAGGTAAAAAAGTAGCGGAAGGGGTAAGCTGCAAAGTGGCTGCTGAAGCGAGCTTTAAAGCATTACTTATCCCTGGTGGCATTGCTCTACTTTCGGACACCGTTGGCTTCTTAACCTTACTGGCAATCGACATCGGCATTATTCGTGAACTTGCTATTACTGCCAGTTTAGGGGTTGCAGTTATTATCTTTACCAACTTGGTACTGCTTCCTGTAATGGCATCGTTCTTTGAGTCTGCAAATATTAAGCGACTTGGTGATGGTAAAAACGCCAGCCATGGTATGTTTGAGGCAATGCGAGAGGCCTTGGTGAAAACCACAGACAAAAAAGTGGCCAGAGTGATTTTGTTTATCAGTGCAGTACTATTCGCATTTGGCTACTGGCAATCTGAAAAAATGCGTATTGGTGATTTACATGCTGGTGCACCGGCGCTACATGAAGATGCCAGATACAACCAAGACACTTTCCTTATCTCAGACCGTTATGCAATTTCTTCTGATATCTTAAAGGTCATTGTCGAAGCGACACCTGCGGCTTGTACCGAGCACGATACAATGGAGCGTATTAGTCGTTTCCAATGGCGAGTAGAAAACTTACCGAGTGTACAATCGGCTGTTTCTTTAAGCTCCGTTGCACAAGCGGTTAATGCTGGGTACAACGAAGGTAACTTAAAGTGGCAGACGTTACCAAGAAATACCGCTTCTCTAGTTCAAGCTACCTCTCGAGTGGAGACAAGCTCAGGGCTACTTAACGGTGATTGTTCGGTGATGCCTATTATCATCTTTATGGCAGATCATAAGGCTGAATCTATCGACCATGTGATTGCGAAGATAAAAGCGTTCTCAGAAGAAGAGGGAACTGATGACGTTGCCTTTAAATTAGCATCAGGTCCAATCGGCGTGATGGCGGCAACAAATGAATCCGTTTCCGAGGCGCAGGTCCCTATGATGATCTATGTGTACGGCGCGGTGATCCTGTTGTGCCTAGCGAGCTTTAGGAGCGTGCGAGCGACTATCGCAGTGGTACTACCTTTATATGTGGTATCAACGTTGGCTCAGGCGCTTATGGTGCAGCTTGAAATCGGGTTAACAGTATCGACGTTACCAGTAATTGCTTTGGGTGTGGGAATAGGTGTCGATTATGGCATTTATATTCTATCCTCTATGATGGGACAGCTTAAGCAAGGTATGCCGTTGTCGGTCGCCTATCGAAATGCACTTGCTGAACGAGGCAGTGCGGTACTGTTTACGGGTATCACATTGGCGATTGGCGTAAGCACATGGATTTTCTCTGCGCTTAAGTTCCAGGTTGATATGGGTATCCTTTTAACCTTCATGTTCTTGGTAAATATGCTGGGTGCTGTGCTGCTTTTACCGGCAATTGGAACGCTTATCTGGTCTGACCAGAAAAAATAATGTGAATAATTGTGCTCCTTTTTATTTGGTATTGGCGATTTATATCTATTTTTTGTGAATAGATGAGCAAACAGCTGAAAAGCTTGAAATGTTTTCGTCAAAAAGGCTGTTTATTAGCGTCAGAAAGGTTAGAATTTACCTGACTCCACGCTAATAAATGGCTGTACAAATAATCTACCGTTCAAAGGTGGTATAGATTAAGGAACACATAATGACACAAAATGAAGGCACAGCTTCTGTTATCCTAGATAACGTCTGCAAGCTTATCCATAAAAAAGTCCATGCTGACAAAGTGTCACTTGTCGAAACGTTTGCCAAAACCTTGTACAGCAACATGTCTAAAGAGGATTTGGCACATCGTAACGACAGTGACTTATACGGCGCAGCATTGAGCCTTTGGAATGCCCTTGATAAAAACAAGTCTGACGATGCCGTCATTCGCGTTTTTAATCCAGAGGTTGCAAAGGATGGATGGCAATCATCGCATACGATTGTCGAGATAATCGCTAAAGATATGCCGTTTTTGGTTGATTCAGTGCGCATGGCGATGAATCGCAAAAACATAGTCTCTCACCTATTACTTCATTCTCCACTTAAGTTACAAAGAAATGATGCAGGTGCAATCACCGCAGTTTCTAACTTAAAAGCAGAACAAGAATCTACGTCTACTAAGACCGTATTCTTTATCGAAATCGACAGGCAAACAGATGATTCGGTGATCGCTGATTTTACAGCTGAGCTTGAATCTGTCTTAAATGATGTTTCTGTTGCGGTTGCTGATTGGCTACCAATTCGCGATAAATTGGTGAGCGTAAGTAAAGAGCTGCCGACCCGTCATTATAGTTGTTCAAAAGAAGAAGTTGCTGAAGCCGTCGAGTTTTTAGACTGGCTGGTTAGCGACAACTTTACCTTTATGGGCTACCGCCAATATGATTTGACTCCAGTTCAAGGTGACTATGAGCTGAAGCCAGTTGAAGGCACAAGTCTCGGCCTGATGAAGAACTCTGGTGATGACCACAGCCGTTTATTGTCTGAACTGCCTGAAGTTGCGCGCAAAGAGGCACGCAGTAACAACTTGTTGATCTTAACCAAGACAAATTCACTTTCACGCGTTCATAGACCAGCGTATATCGACTATGTTGGTATCAAGCGTTTTGATGATGAAGGTAACGTGATTGGTGAAGACCGTTTCATTGGCTTGTTCTCTTCTAGCTTCTACAACAACAGTGCGGTAGATGTTCCGGTACTTAAGAGTAAAATTAACCGTATCATGGAGCAATGTGACTTTGCTAAAGGCACTCATGCATACAAAGCGGTACTCAATATTCTTGAAACCTATCCTCGTGATGAGTTAGTACAGGCACGCGAAAGCGAGCTACTTGAAGTGGCAATGGGCGTTTTACAAACTCAAGAGCGTGACATGTGTCGCTTATTTGTGCGTAAGGATGTGTATGGTCGTTTCTTCTCTTGTATGGTTTATGTGCCAAGAGAGAGATACAACACAGCGTTACGCCGTGAAACTCAACAACTGCTAGGCCGTGCATTTAAGTCTAGCGACAAAGTAGAGTTCACCACCTTTTTCTCTGAATCAACACTAGCGCGTACGCATTACATCGTGCGTGTTGATGACAACAACATAGATTACAACGTGAAAGAAATCGAAAATAACTTGGTAGAAGCCGCTCGTACTTGGGAAGACAAGTTACAATCTGCACTTCTTGAAAGAACGGGTGAGTCTCGTGGTAACGAGTTAAACCGTAAATATACGAATGCCTTCCAGTCTGCTTATAAAGACCAAGTGTTGCCGAGTGCAGCAGTAGTAGACATCGAAAAGCTAGAGCAACTAAACGAAGATAACAAACTTGAGATGCTGTTCTACAGACCTCAAGAAGAGGCAACGTCGCAACTTGTTCGTTTGAGTCTGTTCCATAAAGCAGAGCCAATTCACCTATCAGACGTGATGCCAATGCTTGAGAACTTTGGTCTACGTGTTATTGGTGAAACACCATACGCTGTGAAGACGACTGATGGTCAAGTAAACTGGATCATGGATTTCTCTATGCTTATCGACAGCAAAGGGATCACAGATTTTGACAAAGTATCAGCACGTTTCCGTGCGGCATTGACCAATGTGTGGAATAACCGCCTAGAAAACGATGGTTTCAACCGTTTAGTGTTATTAGGTGG
This window contains:
- a CDS encoding efflux RND transporter permease subunit, coding for MQAFLNQLVYAIFRHRITVVSFFVLTTIFLSFKATQIQLDASFNKNIPLNHEYMKVYLKHEKQFGGANSILISVCDKDGDIFNEPFFTQLKAVHDQLYFIPGVNRPLVNSIFAPSARFVEVVEDGFAGGPIIPANFQPTEQGLAVVKQNIEKAKVVGRMVASDYSCAMVTAQLMETDPQTQEKLDTLAFAQKLESEIRAPLSTDKVSIHIIGFAKMAGDIADGAKGVVLFFALAIAFTFIMVWMFCKSFKLTLLPIVCSFIAVIWQMGLLSTLGFGVDPMSILVPFLVFAIGVSHGVQMINAIGKKVAEGVSCKVAAEASFKALLIPGGIALLSDTVGFLTLLAIDIGIIRELAITASLGVAVIIFTNLVLLPVMASFFESANIKRLGDGKNASHGMFEAMREALVKTTDKKVARVILFISAVLFAFGYWQSEKMRIGDLHAGAPALHEDARYNQDTFLISDRYAISSDILKVIVEATPAACTEHDTMERISRFQWRVENLPSVQSAVSLSSVAQAVNAGYNEGNLKWQTLPRNTASLVQATSRVETSSGLLNGDCSVMPIIIFMADHKAESIDHVIAKIKAFSEEEGTDDVAFKLASGPIGVMAATNESVSEAQVPMMIYVYGAVILLCLASFRSVRATIAVVLPLYVVSTLAQALMVQLEIGLTVSTLPVIALGVGIGVDYGIYILSSMMGQLKQGMPLSVAYRNALAERGSAVLFTGITLAIGVSTWIFSALKFQVDMGILLTFMFLVNMLGAVLLLPAIGTLIWSDQKK